One Eremothecium cymbalariae DBVPG#7215 chromosome 2, complete sequence DNA window includes the following coding sequences:
- the ATG29 gene encoding Atg29p (similar to Ashbya gossypii AAL098W), which produces MDIKNTIVYIKVPGRRWDGFVDHPKFRWNYEQEKKLWSLVSTLDNKDEIDWELLVKELKAPEFFLRKRTYKLFSNHLKSLERQVHNRTSVSPHSMGLVDDMDPQPVTLSTKVPKETNALDNLHILKSVRPKPPRDEDVVDSSGTSELSSLSVSKSALEEALMDRLQL; this is translated from the coding sequence ATGGATATTAAGAATACAatcgtatatataaagGTACCTGGTCGAAGGTGGGATGGGTTTGTTGATCACCCAAAGTTTCGGTGGAACTAcgaacaagaaaagaagctgTGGTCATTAGTGTCAACTCTGGATAATAAGGATGAAATTGATTGGGAGTTACTGGTTAAAGAGCTAAAAGCACCGGAGTTCTTTCTGAGAAAGAGAACGTATAAACTGTTCAGCAATCATCTGAAATCACTAGAAAGACAAGTCCATAATAGAACATCTGTTAGTCCTCATAGTATGGGATTAGTCGATGATATGGACCCCCAACCGGTAACTTTGAGCACTAAAGTTCCTAAAGAGACAAACGCTTTAGATAACCTgcatatattgaaaagcGTGCGTCCGAAACCACCTAGAGATGAAGATGTGGTTGATAGCTCTGGCACCAGTGAGTTGTCTAGTTTGAGTGTTAGCAAGTCCGCTCTGGAGGAAGCCTTAATGGATCGATTGCAACTCTAG
- the SET6 gene encoding Set6p (similar to Ashbya gossypii AAL097C) → MQEDIQLSEYFDVKSTRHSGRTCFANQDLKKGMTVLQLQRAIGSTICYGFRKEVCHYCFHYDHGKTMKIRVNSEQAEKLGMKVHRTFTGAGMWFCNELCRDEFLSTKHISDLLEVFEAISSSLQRCKRNKKVMVEEGTVDGGDIITSSSIERAWDKVEKKWIPQINGVKLPARLEAMKVVLDEEHYSCARFVAECLFKLKHMERDSPMYKSFMNLQSNELQKICEFPVLLKFQTEVYMFLYVTLPENLKSLMTRELFRKILGSEYGNSFGIWQENEAFDNREYLGYWMLPEGSFFNHSCAPNLSKKRIGNVMNFVLNKDVKMGDELCIDYKGILDLPIHQRRKILKTNWFFECQCSRCSLELQSIH, encoded by the coding sequence ATGCAAGAGGATATACAATTATCTGAGTATTTTGATGTAAAGTCCACGCGGCATAGCGGGCGTACGTGCTTCGCTAACCAGGACTTAAAGAAAGGAATGACGGTTCTACAACTTCAAAGGGCAATCGGGTCAACTATATGTTATGGATTCAGAAAGGAAGTATGCCATTACTGTTTTCACTACGATCATGGaaagacgatgaagatTAGGGTTAACTCTGAGCAGGCTGAAAAGCTGGGCATGAAAGTTCACAGGACGTTTACCGGAGCTGGTATGTGGTTTTGTAATGAGCTGTGTAGAGACGAATTTTTAAGTACGAAGCACATAAGTGACTTGCTAGAAGTGTTTGAGGCAATATCCAGTAGTTTACAGAGATGCAAACGGAACAAAAAGGTTATGGTGGAGGAAGGGACGGTAGACGGCGGGGATATTATTACTTCTTCGAGTATTGAGAGGGCTTGGGATAAGGTAGAAAAGAAATGGATACCGCAGATCAACGGCGTAAAATTACCTGCTAGACTGGAGGCGATGAAGGTGGTTCTAGATGAGGAACATTACTCTTGTGCCCGGTTTGTGGCGGAATGCttatttaaattaaaacatATGGAGCGGGATTCACCAATGTATAAATCTTTTATGAATCTTCAGTCTAATGAACTGCAGAAAATATGTGAATTCCCAGTGTTACTGAAGTTCCAAACGGAAGTTTATATGTTCTTGTATGTCACTTTGCCTGAAAACTTGAAGTCTCTAATGACTCGGGAGTTGTTTAGAAAGATATTGGGAAGCGAGTATGGGAATTCCTTTGGAATATGGCAAGAAAATGAAGCATTTGATAATCGAGAATATCTAGGCTATTGGATGCTTCCAGAGGGGTCATTTTTCAATCATTCTTGTGCACCtaatttgtcaaaaaaACGTATCGGAAATGTAATGAACTTTGTGCTAAACAAGGATGTAAAGATGGGAGACGAACTGTGCATAGATTACAAGGGTATACTGGATCTTCCAATACATCAACGTCgtaaaattttgaaaacaaattgGTTTTTCGAATGCCAATGTAGTAGGTGTAGCCTAGAGTTGCAATCGATCCATTAA
- the TUM1 gene encoding thiosulfate sulfurtransferase (similar to Ashbya gossypii AAL096W): protein MSLYKLITPKEFSKLIKNTTNSRVIPVDATWYLPIFKKDGRSEFRNVERIPNAVYFHLGEVSDNEPKASRMLPTLDVFNGAMSKLGIKSDDTLVVYDRINNFSASRVAWVLTTLGHSKVYLMTGFNQYVKEGYTVDHDKVLSDSPYPATKYESTNSFKGEQVISFEALSELVSSGKIKDYNLFDARSEDRFLGEEDAGATNPPTSGHVLGSQPLPYMEVLDDGTFPSDPKKMLEKVEQSLKEHGTHFDRNRPTIVMCNSGVTACIIKTAIELASLGSAKLYDGSFSEWALRADPKYIARGKDW, encoded by the coding sequence ATGTCGCTTTACAAATTAATCACACCAAAAGAATTCTCTAAGCTTATTAAGAATACCACGAATTCTCGTGTGATCCCTGTTGATGCTACATGGTATTTGcctatatttaaaaaagatgGTAGGTCAGAGTTTAGGAATGTTGAAAGGATACCTAATGCAGTGTATTTCCACCTTGGAGAAGTTTCAGATAATGAGCCCAAAGCTTCACGCATGTTGCCCACTTTGGATGTCTTTAACGGTGCAATGAGTAAATTGGGTATCAAATCAGATGACACATTAGTCGTTTATGACAGGATTAATAACTTCAGTGCTTCTAGGGTTGCTTGGGTGCTAACAACTTTAGGTCATTCTAAAGTTTATTTGATGACTGGTTTCAATCAATATGTGAAGGAAGGGTACACAGTTGATCATGATAAAGTTCTCTCAGACTCCCCATATCCCGCTACTAAATACGAATCCACAAACAGTTTCAAAGGTGAGCAGGTTATTTCGTTTGAAGCTTTGTCTGAGTTGGTGTCTTCGGGCAAGATCAAGGATTATAATCTTTTTGATGCCAGATCTGAAGATCGGTTCCTAGGCGAGGAGGATGCAGGTGCTACAAATCCACCTACCTCCGGTCATGTTTTAGGTTCTCAGCCATTGCCATACATGGAAGTTTTAGATGATGGTACTTTCCCATCTGATCCAAAGAAGATGTTAGAGAAAGTAGAacaatctttgaaagagCACGGCACTCATTTTGACCGCAATCGCCCAACCATCGTAATGTGTAACTCAGGTGTTACGGCCTGTATCATAAAGACAGCTATTGAGCTCGCTAGCCTAGGTTCTGCTAAGTTGTATGACGGTTCATTTTCTGAGTGGGCCCTGAGAGCAGACCCTAAGTATATTGCAAGGGGTAAGGATTGGTAA
- the CLP1 gene encoding cleavage polyadenylation factor subunit CLP1 (similar to Ashbya gossypii AAL095W) → MTAMSNIQESLQPIDFDSPVVAAKSVLIPPGKEWRVKVPAESKLTVKILYGIAELFGTELTNDIEYTFKCANIAILAIDHVKFEWKSSDPLEPSLSSDTSMPYIYNMHFALEKMRISSFDGPRILIVGKSSSGKTTLAKTLCAYALKSKAYTPMYVNLNPQEGVFSPPGCLTATPISDILEVESTTWGQSMTSGATRLHNKQPMVKNFGLEVIAENRELYIEIMDQLARSVDGRLKNDPHVRRSGVIVDTPPISHLDESFVELEAAIKNFNIGTLVVCASDDSLAIQLNQKFQTQVRSIVRIPTSPGTVEIDEVARRAFQRSQVSEYFYGNLVTVLSPYTIGVDLMDVVIWKPKSKLTTPGISKTTNMIELDRVEVTASNLQHALVAITYAPRKSTPQEVLKSDILGLALITEVNDSKRKMRILLPVPGRLPDKAMILTAYRYLE, encoded by the coding sequence ATGACTGCTATGTCGAACATTCAGGAGTCGTTGCAGCCGATAGACTTTGACTCCCCAGTCGTTGCAGCCAAGTCTGTCTTGATTCCTCCTGGTAAGGAATGGAGGGTCAAAGTGCCAGCTGAATCCAAGCTGACAGTTAAAATCCTATATGGTATCGCAGAGCTATTTGGTACGGAACTAACTAATGATATCGAATACACATTTAAATGTGCTAATATTGCTATACTCGCTATTGATCATGTAAAATTTGAATGGAAGAGTTCAGACCCGTTGGAGCCATCTTTGTCGTCTGACACATCGATGCCCTACATCTACAACATGCATTTTGCTTTGGAAAAAATGAGGATATCAAGCTTCGATGGTCCTAGAATACTTATAGTTGGAAAATCTTCCTCAGGGAAGACTACTCTAGCCAAAACTCTCTGTGCATATGCATTAAAGAGCAAAGCTTATACCCCGATGTACGTCAATCTAAATCCACAGGAAGGTGTCTTTTCCCCGCCGGGTTGCTTAACTGCCACACCAATCTCAGATATTTTAGAGGTGGAATCCACTACCTGGGGTCAGAGTATGACCAGTGGTGCTACAAGGCTTCATAATAAGCAACCCATGGTGAAGAATTTTGGGTTGGAAGTGATTGCTGAAAATCGGGAATTGTATATTGAGATTATGGACCAGTTGGCACGGAGTGTTGATGGGAGACTGAAAAATGATCCTCATGTGAGACGGTCTGGTGTCATTGTTGATACACCACCTATATCTCATTTGGACGAAAGCTTTGTTGAATTGGAGGCAGctatcaaaaacttcaacatcGGTACGTTAGTTGTATGTGCTAGTGACGATTCCTTGGCCATCCaactaaatcaaaaatttcaaactCAGGTACGCTCCATTGTAAGAATTCCGACCAGCCCAGGAACTGTCGAAATTGATGAGGTAGCTAGAAGGGCGTTTCAAAGAAGTCAAGTTAGTGAGTATTTTTACGGAAATTTGGTTACGGTTCTAAGTCCATATACCATCGGAGTCGATCTCATGGATGTGGTAATATGGAAGCCAAAAAGTAAGCTGACTACACCTGGCATTTCCAAAACCACAAACATGATAGAATTAGATCGTGTTGAGGTTACCGCCAGTAATTTGCAACATGCTCTTGTGGCCATAACATACGCACCAAGAAAGAGTACCCCACAAGAAGTCCTGAAAAGTGATATTCTTGGATTAGCGTTGATTACAGAAGTTAACGATAGCAAAAGGAAAATGAGAATATTACTACCAGTTCCTGGCCGGTTACCTGATAAGGCAATGATTCTGACTGCATATAGATATCTAGAATAA
- the APC5 gene encoding anaphase promoting complex subunit 5 (similar to Ashbya gossypii AAL094W) → MALKDSKLYQQIQLTKWYDPHDVSGLLLVLFYALGTIDIDPEILLRVLDPTGIGAIHNYDKNLDLHLTVKLPTLEALVEFLLEADEENAALTLVTALDQIPSIHGLIQLSIFFKTRIVIDSMRDIPDPYFKRGISKKSIFYVLLSKKFRSFNDVYLSGDMNQKWKEIKSYRSEFKTCEIWDKIKSKLPAKITFLTKVFNESEENALPLPVIRVPESIQAAEVYPWLITTRERYEQIVNMELTKINTYTPPDLTIPEGLVRYTSLHQKTTFPSVLMVQYTIALLNKNYQESQDLLFRIFDYAGSSFETSQAYDSASGPLFNSFMLSHLFRACGTPQAAVKRIENVVKLVREHGSLTGVQPMLYSLFTFLKDYPHLSDNLQSAVSQLKKYFENTARNSLNSIKFLYAIESLMQLSRDAYIPQALENAYKTRMLCMLDDKSRQHENVDPLINTIEIWDKIGIKEIAPCYSIYTTRARDYSDYRGTYNEVSKALKDGNDAPLYSCNTTSWPYNEQQKIKRLRIQYMRRIGELDEAMMLVNRYVEDTRSKIPDKYWEFKFMQEKVYLLFSCGMAARSIMFIMDMINSADKCKNPYQLAQCFVLLSTALVTLRKYDVAIQLMKGNMHTVFQFNHKELEKKFLGIYIEAMKHVDPPSKGATVEQLVTLWNRHYDNSQSTK, encoded by the coding sequence ATGGCTTTGAAGGATTCAAAGTTGTACCAGCAAATACAGTTAACGAAATGGTATGATCCACATGATGTTTCTGGTCTTTTATTAGTGTTATTCTATGCGTTGGGTACGATTGATATTGACCCTGAAATACTTCTCCGTGTACTAGATCCCACAGGTATAGGAGCGATCCACAACTATGATAAGAACTTAGATTTACATTTAACTGTTAAATTGCCAACTTTAGAAGCATTGGTTGAATTTTTACTTGAAGCAGATGAGGAGAATGCTGCTTTAACGCTAGTAACAGCGTTAGATCAAATTCCTAGTATTCATGGATTGATTCAATTGagtatattttttaaaacaagaATTGTGATAGATTCTATGAGGGATATACCAGATccatatttcaaaagagGTATTAGTAAGAAATCAATCTTTTATGTTTTATTGTCAAAGAAGTTTCGAAGTTTTAACGATGTTTATTTAAGTGGTGATATGAATCAGAAATGGAAGGAAATTAAGAGCTATAGGTCTGAATTTAAAACTTGCGAAATTTGGGATAAAATTAAGTCCAAACTTCCCGCTAAAATTACCTTTTTAACTAAAGTTTTTAACGAATCTGAAGAAAATGCATTGCCGCTCCCTGTTATACGAGTTCCAGAATCCATACAAGCTGCTGAAGTGTACCCCTGGCTTATAACTACACGTGAGCGATATGAACAGATCGTTAATATGGAATTAACTAAAATTAACACATATACTCCTCCAGATTTAACTATTCCGGAAGGTTTGGTACGCTATACTAGCTTGCATCAAAAAACTACGTTTCCTAGTGTGCTAATGGTGCAATATACCATTGCCCTCTTGAATAAAAATTACCAGGAGAGCCAGGATTTACTATTTCGAATATTTGATTATGCAGGCTCGAGCTTTGAAACTTCACAGGCGTATGATTCCGCGAGCGGGCCGTTATTTAACTCATTTATGCTAAGTCATTTATTTCGCGCTTGTGGTACCCCTCAAGCTGCTGTGAAGAGAATTGAAAATGTGGTAAAGTTAGTCAGAGAACATGGATCTCTGACTGGGGTTCAACCAATGCTATATTCTTTGTTTACCTTCTTAAAAGATTATCCCCATTTATCTGATAACCTACAGTCAGCTGTGAGTCAATTAAAGAAGTACTTTGAAAATACCGCCAGGAATTCGCTAAACAGCATCAAATTTCTCTATGCAATTGAGTCACTAATGCAATTGAGTCGAGATGCTTATATTCCCCAAGCTTTGGAAAATGCTTACAAAACTCGAATGCTATGTATGCTAGATGATAAAAGTAGACAACATGAGAACGTTGATCCATTAATAAATACTATAGAGATTTGGGATAAAATTGGGATAAAGGAAATTGCTCCGTGTTATTCGATATACACTACAAGAGCTCGTGATTATTCTGATTATCGCGGCACCTATAATGAAGTTTCAAAAGCCTTGAAGGATGGTAATGATGCGCCATTGTATTCCTGCAATACCACTTCTTGGCCATATAATGAGCAACAAAAGATCAAAAGATTGAGGATTCAGTATATGAGGCGGATCGGGGAATTGGACGAGGCTATGATGTTAGTAAACCGATATGTTGAAGATACTAGGTCTAAAATACCCGACAAATATTGGGAATTTAAATTCATGCAAGAAAAAGTATATCTATTGTTTTCTTGTGGAATGGCTGCACGATCTATCATGTTTATTATGGATATGATTAATTCTGCTGATAAATGCAAAAACCCATATCAACTCGCACAATGTTTTGTATTGTTATCAACAGCACTAGTTACCTTACGAAAATACGACGTTGCGATTCAGTTGATGAAGGGCAACATGCATACAGTTTTTCAATTTAACCACAAGGAGTTAGAGAAGAAATTCCTTGGCATCTACATTGAAGCTATGAAACACGTTGATCCACCTTCTAAGGGCGCAACGGTAGAACAGCTAGTAACCCTTTGGAATAGGCACTATGATAACAGTCAATCAACTAAATAG
- the MLH3 gene encoding mismatch repair protein MLH3 (similar to Ashbya gossypii AAL093C): MGKLEKLQDDVLQLLQSQISIVSIGSAVRELVQNSVDSGCANVEVYVDVGRWKVVVKDDGHGISPEDLNMVGQKNFTSKLRNLESLEGIRTFGFRGEGIFTLSNISKVTVVSRYHEYNSIWMRALPSRAVMVGPKDAEKLMYAVKNSTGTTVVLTDLFYNLPVRRKMITKEPMYKVYDEIKRYILQVLICLPVLNVSVVFIDGSQRKTIICSKNISKTVQLSKSLTSIFQNTFGAICGPENFKYVSARYQDFIVDGIISVIPVPTRDYQFIYINKQSYEDKSFYVMLNKIFRSANFGTSDAYISDVKSVGQPYSSYPVFLIKCACPNSVSDLMQHPAKVVTDSEHTSVVQPLILHVVKSFLKLQGYCVDTSGPGKATKSEAFSSMLLNNSSSQQYLVATPTTNIVLGTNTKSAKLSEREFIGRIIMGRKRQKTKVEVPVVEKVNECIEYSIIKKIKEKVFTASAKKTQSYSDIPKVEIEDESISDYLKKNDASCFKIKKSQLKDCIVINQVDKKFILLKLQPSKFNKNPLLLILDQHAADERIKLETYIRDYLINILGPFPLDQNVNCSIKIPVTSTEAELFKSYKDEFSFWGFNFTIEETTGESIMLITFVPRLVDARAKNCATYLKKVLLQHGYDLKSHKKIRASSLKSTVLPNEMLDNLQWWKYINAMPRLLIEIFNSKACRSAVMFGDTLTHEECVLLINELSKCNIPFQCAHGRPSIVPIVEMQAEENPYFGLSNKDYLVD, translated from the coding sequence ATGGGGAAGCTGGAAAAATTGCAGGACGACGTGTTGCAGTTGCTGCAGTCACAAATATCTATTGTTTCGATTGGATCAGCGGTTAGGGAGCTGGTTCAAAACAGTGTCGATAGTGGGTGTGCTAATGTTGAAGTGTATGTGGATGTCGGTAGGTGGAAAGTTGTTGTTAAGGATGACGGACACGGGATATCGCCGGAGGATTTGAATATGGTTGGACAGAAGAACTTTACGTCGAAGCTACGAAATTTGGAGAGTCTTGAAGGGATTCGAACGTTTGGTTTCCGAGGGGAAGGGATATTTACTTTGAGCAATATATCTAAAGTTACTGTTGTATCGAGATATCATGAATATAATTCTATTTGGATGCGTGCTTTGCCTTCGAGGGCTGTAATGGTTGGGCCTAAGGACGCTGAGAAGTTGATGTATGCCGTAAAGAATAGCACAGGCACGACTGTAGTTTTGACTGATCTGTTTTACAATTTGCCTGTTCGAAGGAAGATGATCACGAAGGAACCGATGTATAAGGTGTATGACGAGATTAAGCGGTATATTTTACAAGTGTTGATTTGTTTACCGGTACTTAACGTGTCTGTTGTATTCATTGACGGGTCGCAACGAAAAACGATTATATGTTCTAAAAACATCTCAAAGACTGTGCAGTTGTCTAAAAGTCTAACTTCAATATTTCAGAATACCTTTGGTGCCATATGTGGTCCtgaaaacttcaaatatgtCTCAGCTAGATATCAGGACTTCATAGTGGATGGGATTATCTCAGTCATTCCTGTACCTACGCGGGATTACcaatttatatatataaacaagCAAAGTTACGAAGACAAAAGCTTTTACGTCATGTTAAACAAGATTTTTAGGTCGGCAAACTTTGGTACTAGCGATGCCTACATTTCTGATGTCAAAAGTGTTGGACAACCTTACAGCAGTTACCCCGTGTTTTTAATCAAGTGCGCTTGTCCCAATTCTGTAAGCGACTTAATGCAGCACCCTGCAAAAGTCGTTACAGATTCAGAGCATACAAGCGTAGTTCAGCCGTTGATACTACATGTGGTGAAGTCCTTTTTGAAATTGCAAGGCTACTGTGTGGATACTTCTGGCCCAGGAAAGGCTACAAAATCCGAAGCTTTTAGTTCCATGTTGTTAAACAACTCTAGCAGCCAACAATATTTGGTTGCAACACCCACTACAAACATTGTTCTTGGAACGAACACAAAAAGCGCTAAATTAAGTGAACGGGAGTTTATCGGACGTATTATTATGGGACGAAAGAGGCAGAAGACAAAGGTAGAGGTTCCTGTAGTGGAGAAGGTCAATGAATGCATAGAATACtctataataaaaaaaattaagGAGAAGGTATTTACAGCTAGTGCAAAGAAGACACAGTCTTATTCTGACATACCGAAAGTTGAGATCGAAGATGAAAGCATCTCTGACTATCTAAAGAAAAACGATGCTAGCTGCTTTAAGATTAAAAAATCCCAGCTAAAAGACTGTATAGTAATAAATCAAGTTGACAAaaagtttattttattgaaattgcaaccttcaaaattcaataaaaaccCCTTGTTACTCATATTAGATCAACATGCTGCAGATGAACGCATTAAATTGGAAACGTACATCAGGGACTACTTAATCAACATACTTGGACCATTTCCATTAGACCAAAACGTCAACTGTAGCATTAAAATCCCAGTGACATCTACTGAAGCAGAGcttttcaaaagttatAAGGACgaattttcattttggGGGTTTAATTTTACGATAGAGGAAACTACTGGTGAAAGCATCATGTTAATAACCTTTGTACCCCGGCTTGTCGATGCCAGGGCAAAAAACTGTGCtacatatttgaagaaagttCTTCTACAGCATGGTTATGATCTAAAATCTCACAAAAAGATTAGAGCCTCATCTCTGAAGTCCACTGTATTGCCAAATGAAATGTTAGACAACCTTCAATGGtggaaatatattaatgcTATGCCCAGACTTCTTATAGAAATTTTTAACAGCAAAGCTTGTCGGTCAGCGGTAATGTTCGGAGATACTTTAACCCATGAGGAGTGTGTTTTGCTTATTAATGAATTATCTAAGTGCAATATTCCTTTCCAATGTGCACATGGGAGGCCTTCTATAGTTCCAATAGTCGAAATGCAAGCAGAAGAGAATCCATATTTTGGATTAAGCAATAAAGACTATTTAGTTGATTGA